Proteins co-encoded in one Ziziphus jujuba cultivar Dongzao chromosome 9, ASM3175591v1 genomic window:
- the LOC132799555 gene encoding uncharacterized protein LOC132799555 encodes MIALGQLSRTIIARKEPAEYVKTMVEQVAKDLSVDYSSYIPIYHKNQNGKDVAKDQSVDPSSIIPIYHRNKNGLFVDPTSIIPIYHENQNGQSFDPLSFIPIYLGNKNGFSVDPSSIIPIYLEI; translated from the exons ATGATAGCCCTTGGACAG tTGTCAAGGACCATCATAGCAAGGAAAGAGCCTGCTGAATATGTCAAGACTATGGTGGAGCAAGTAGCCAAAGATCTTTCTGTTGATTACTCATCATATATTCCTATATAccacaaaaaccaaaatgggAAGGATGTAGCCAAAGATCAATCTGTCGATCCATCATCCATTATTCCCATATACCACAGAAACAAAAATGGTCTTTTTGTAGATCCAACATCCATTATCCCTATATATCACGAAAACCAAAATGGCCAATCATTTGACCCATTGTCCTTTATTCCCATATACCTTGGAAACAAAAATGGCTTTTCTGTTGACCCATCATCCATTATTCCCATATACCTGGAAATATAA
- the LOC125424334 gene encoding BURP domain protein USPL1, with amino-acid sequence MAKGFASCVLLIMYLSLLMLCSTGNGHSQHHNHQQDGGADPLDGARKVGFFTVDDLYVGKVVGIQFYTRDPSSLPPFLSKEVADRFPFSVKELPLILQLFGMAPGSPEAQLAERTLRFCADEPIKGEQKTCATSIESFIEFASSMLGGGQYGVDFRAIKTTHLGKPVSVYQNYTFLDIKEVHSPIMVACHIMDYPYIVYMCHSQTSRVYQIKIVGQEVGDALNAVAVCHIDTSQWAPDHVSFKLLGVKPGTVSICHFFGPHNPVWVKN; translated from the exons atggcAAAGGGATTTGCTTCTTGTGTTCTTCTCATCATGTATCTTTCCTTGTTGAtg TTGTGCAGTACTGGAAATGGTCATTCCCAGCATCACAACCACCAGCAGGACGGCGGTGCTGATCCCCTGGATGGGGCTAGAAAAGTAGGATTCTTCACTGTGGATGATCTCTATGTGGGAAAAGTAGTGGGCATTCAGTTTTACACCAGAGACCCTTCTTCTTTACCTCCGTTTCTGTCCAAAGAAGTCGCGGATCGCTTTCCATTTTCAGTAAAAGAACTTCCGCTTATTCTTCAGCTCTTCGGGATGGCTCCAGGATCTCCAGAGGCCCAATTAGCTGAGAGGACCCTGAGATTCTGCGCAGACGAACCCATAAAGGGGGAGCAAAAGACTTGTGCAACTTCCATAGAATCCTTCATCGAATTCGCGAGCTCTATGTTAGGAGGAGGACAATACGGGGTCGATTTCAGAGCTATAAAAACTACCCATTTGGGAAAACCAGTCAGCGTTTATCAGAACTACACTTTCCTCGACATCAAAGAGGTGCATAGCCCAATAATGGTGGCCTGCCATATTATGGACTACCcttatatagtatatatgtgcCACAGCCAAACCAGTAGGGTGTACCAGATCAAGATCGTTGGTCAAGAGGTCGGAGATGCGCTCAATGCTGTTGCGGTTTGTCACATTGATACATCTCAATGGGCACCCGATCACGTTTCTTTCAAACTCCTCGGCGTCAAGCCTGGAACAGTTTCGATTTGCCATTTCTTTGGCCCTCATAACCCTGTTTGGGTTAAAAATTAA